AACAGGAACGACAGGATCACGTCGACGTAGTCGCCATCCTGAATGCCATAGGCCACCGAGCCGATGCCCGACAGGTCAAGCGGCACCGAGACGGCGCGTGTACCCGGCTCGAGCATCGCGGCAGCATCGGAGCCGGTCGCGGCGATGTCGCGCAGGTCCTCGACCAGTTGCCGCCGCAACACCGGCGCCCCCCGGAAGAGATCCGTCCGTGCGATCATGCCCACGACGTCGCTGGTGTTGGTGAAGTAGCTGCCTTCTTCCGGCAGTGCCCGTTCCGGCCAGGGTTGGAGGCTAACACCATCTTCAGGAATCTTCAAGCCGCGTGGCAGGTCCTGAACGGCGATGACGATATCCACCATCGGCTCGATCTGCGCCACGGGAACTGGTGTGCCCTCATCGTTGATCTGGGCGAGGTCGCCAACAGCCTGTGTCGAGACCGCGTCAGTACCGCCGTCGTCCTGGCGGAACATAAGCAGGGCAACCAATACCACGCCAAGCAGGATAATGGCGCCTATAAGGATAAGCACTCGACCTCGCATGAACACCCTCCCCCAGAGACGGAATAATGCCCCAGCCTCAATAAACTGTTAATTGATTAAGAAGAGATTGACGCTCGATACCTTCAGTGTATCCAGATGCTAATTTTACGCAAACAGTAGGAAAGTCCTACCATACCCGATCCGGCACACAAGGCCGAGCAGCCGCAGAGCAGAATAGGAGACAGGCCGGGCGCTCGTGCCCGGTTACGTTGCGGGGAGCAGAATCACGAAGCGGTTAAGCCCCTCTTCTGCGCTGGTCACGTCGAGCCGTCCCCCCACTAACTCGACGCGTTCTTTCAACGTGCGCAAGCCAAACATATTCTCGTCGTGTGTTTCAGACAGTGCCTGCACCGGGTCGAAGCCGCGCCCATCGGTATCGATCGTCGATTTGGCCCACTCCGGCCCCATGTCGAGCACAATGTTCACGTTCTTGGCGCTCAGGCTGTCGCGCGCGTGGCCCATAATTTCCTGAATGGAGCGGAACATCATCACTTCAATATGGCCCGGCAGGCGGCGTTCGTCGCCCAGCACGTTGAGCTGCGTATTGATTTCGGTCTTTTCCTGGTAGGCTTCGACGTAGCGCCGGATCGTAGGCACCAGACCCAGATCGTCCAGCATCATCGGGCGCAGGTCGAAGATAAAGTCGCGCACTTTCTGGAACGTCCCGCTGGCAACCACCTTCAGTTGATCCAGCTCGTCCCGTGCGCGATCGGGGTTGCGGTCGAACAGGCGCTGGCAGATTTCCGCTTGCAGAATGAAGTTGGTCAGCGACTGTGCGGGCCCGTCGTGCATCTGGCGCGCGAGGCGCTGTCGTTCGGTCTCCTGCGCCTCGACAATACGGATGACGACCTGATTGGACAGGCCAGCTTCAGCCGCCGCGGACGATCCGCTGGGCATATACCCTGTCGGGGACGACATGTGATCGGGCAGGACGCCTTCCATCAGCGCCACGACGCGGGTGAAAGTCTCCTCAAACAACTGCAGCTCTTCCTGCGTCCCTCTGAGCTTTTCGAGCTGGCCCTGCATGGTCAGCAAGCGCGTTTTGGCGTCGAGCGCGTCGTCGTATGCCGACTTAATGTCCGCGCGCGGAATCGTGTCGAAGTTCCCTTCGATGCGCCGCAGCTGCGAGCTGACCGCCACGTTCTTCTCGCGCAGCCGGTCGACTTCCAACTGGCTCTGTTCGATGAGCTGCTGATTCTCACGGATTCGCCTGCGTAGCCGGTCGTGCTCGCTGCGAAATTCCGCCAATACTTCATCTCGTGATGCCATCGCGCTCTGGGCCATGCTGTCTACCTTTTGACTTCCATTTTTGGGTGAGGCCTCACCAATCGCGCTTCAAGTCCGGGTCGGCTTCCCTGGGCCGGACCCAGCCCCGTTTTAATGCATAGACCGCTGCTTGCGTCCGGTCCCGGACGTCCAGTTTCTTCAGAATCGACGTCATATGGTTCTTGACGGTCTGGTGGCTGATACCCAGCGACTGTGCAATCTCTTTGTTGCTCTTGCCTTGTGTCACGTACTGGAGAATCTCCATCTCGCGCGGGCTGAGTGGCACAAAATGCTCGCCGGGATCGATCATGTACGGACCGGTTGCCGCTTCGACGCCTGCATCTAGCCACATCCGCAGCGTTTCTTCGTCGAAGGTATGGTTATCCACCACGTACAGGCCGTTCGCGACGCGGCGCACGATGTCTACCAGCAGTTCCGGCTCGATGTCCTTCGGGCAGTACGCCGACGCGCCCGATCGCATAGCGTGCAAAACCTGCTCGCGGTCGTCATAGGCCGTCAGCAGCACGACGCGTGTATTCAGGTGCCCTGCCTTCAAGCGACTCGTCACTTGAAGCCCGTTCATGTTTGGAAGATTGATGTCGAGAACAACAACATCCGGCTGAAGGTGGTGAACCAGTTCCAGCGCCTCTTCCCCACTCGCGCCTTCACCTATCACCTCAATGCCCTCTTCAACCTCGAAGAGGTTCCGAACGCCCTGGCGAAACACAGGATGATCGTCCACAATCACGAGGCGGAGAGTGCGCAGATCGTCACCCACTTGGCTATCACTCATTCGGGAACGTGGCCCCTCACATTTACAATGATCCTAAATTCTCGATCCTATATTTACGTTTCCGCGAGTATACCATAGACCAAAATCAGCGCACAAGCTACCACACTGGAAGGTAGCAAGGCAGCGCAAGGTAGCCTCGCAACCGTGCGGCCCTTACGGGCGTCCCAACTCACCCGCCCCACAGGCTGCGGGCCAGTGCAACGCATAAACGGCCATGTTCCCCTGCCCTTCGGCACGCGCGTAAGGTGCGTCCGTGACGAATACAGGCGCGTCGCCCAGGCGCGGATCGTCCGGGTCAGCGGGGATCTGGCTCGGCAGCGCGACCAGATAGCGCGCATCGCGCGTGCACATCAGATCCATCAGCGCCGCGTCATCGCGGATGATCGGCACCACATCCGGCGTCACCAGCCCGGCGAGGTCCACGAGCGGATGGGGGGCATAGTAGCCCAGTGCGCCGATGTCGTGCGCGGCCAGCGTGACGTCCGGCGGAATATTCGCCTCCACCCATTTCGCCGTCGCGACCATTTCGCTCTGGATGATCCGCACGTCCCGGCCATATGCCTGCGCGCCGACCACCCAGAACACCCCGAACAGCGCCGCGACAGACACGGCAAGGCTGCGGCTGAGCACGCGGCGGGCCATCGTGCGCCGCGATCCGCGCACGATCATCAGCGTGCCCGCCACCCCATACAATACCAGCGGCGGCAGCGCCGGAATCACGTAGCGGCCATGCTGGTAACTGGCGGGCAGGCGCAGCGCGTATGCCGAGAGATCGAGCACCGTCCAGGCCAGCGGCAGCAGCAGGAGTGCCTCCGCGCGTGAGGCATGCAGCCGCCGTATCACGGCGACAACCGCCACAACAATTCCCGGCAGCAGCATCAACTGCGCACCCGCCAGAATCGGCGTCAGCAGCCGCGCGTAGCGCTCAGCAATCGACAGGTCCAGCAGCGGCGCATATTCGGCCTGCTTCGCGGAGGCGGTATCCGGCAGCACCGATCCGGCGATATCCAGGTTCAGCAGCGCATACGGCAGCATGCCAAGCAGCCAGCCCGCCACGAGGCCCGCGCCCCATGCCGTCAAATCGATCCACCCGTCCCGGTTGCGCGGCCAGACAGCGGCTGCGGCCAGCCCCACCAGGGACACCAGTCCCGCGCCTTCGGGCCGGGTGGCAGTTAGGGCTGCGCCCGCCAATCCGGCTGCGCCGCCGCTCAGCGCCCGCAGGGATCGCGGCATCGGATGAGCCGCCTCATCGATCCCCCGCACGCCCAGCAGCGTCACGCCAAGCAGCAGCGCACAAAACAGGCTTGTCTCCATGCCAGATGCCGCCGCCCAGACCAGATGCCACGTCAGCACGGTCGCCAGCCCGGTCCACAGCCCAATCTGCTTGAGCGCCGGGAAGAACCGTTCCGCCAGCCGCGCCGCGAACCATCCGCATGCGGACAACGTCACCGCGCCGAGCGCAAACGTCCATACGAAGATCGGCACGCCGAGCCAGTGTCCCGCCGCCAGCAGTAGCGTGTACAGGGGCGAGGTCGCCGCCGCGCTGGCGTGCCCGGCCAGGAACGCCCATTCACCATGCGCCGCGAGATTGCGCGCGTACGCCTGGTGAATCCACGCATCATCGAGCGCGAAACCCACCTCGTACGTCGCCGCCGACACCGCGACGTAAACCACCACGCCCAGTGTCGCCACCAGCGCGATCAGCGCATCCCGTTGAGTCACCCGCCGCCGCATGTCACTTCCCATCGCCGCTCACGATCTCGAACAGGCGTAGATCGTCGCCAGGGTCTGCCGTTCCCTGGTCATAGACCCGACGTTCGCGCAAGAATGAGACATGCGACCGGCCTAAATAAAGGTCGTCAAATGGGCGTGTGCGGTCGGCATCCAACACGAGATGCGTCACGCCATACTGCGCCGCGATTTCCGTCACAGCGCTGGGGTCCGCGTTGGGCAGCACCACGCCGCCCAGCCCGGTATGGTAGTAGAGGCTCGCCGGATTATTGATCATCACTACGGCGTCCGCAGGCAGGTCCGCAGGCAGCGCTTCGTAGGCTTTGTCCGCCGTATTCCATGCATCGCGGCGTCCCAGGAGCAGGCCCAGGCTCAGCGCCACCGCCAGCGCCACCAGCGCGCTCGAAAAGACGCGCTGCGCCTGCCGTCGTTTCCAGCCCCGGCGCACTGCCGCCCACGCGATCGCGTCGTCCAGCCCGGCCAACCCAAACGCCGCCCAGAAGGGCAGCAATGCCGAGGAGGAGTGGAACAGTCCGCCCCGGTAGCCCGGATAGGCGAACACGAACGTCATCGCCAAATGCAGCCCAATCGCGTACAGCGTCACGCCGGGCGCCCACGGATGCCGCCGCCGCGTGATCAAGCCGAGCAGCACGAAAGGGCCCAGTACGATCCACGTTTCGACGGCGACGAACGTGCCCACGTTGTTCTGGAATGCCACCCACCGCGACTCGATGATGTTCCCGGCGCCCCAGTGCAGGAAGTCGTTCAGTGTCACGCCCGGCGGATAGTTGACGAGATCCTCGTAGCCGCGCAGCCACACGGTTTGCATACCACCCACCGGCAGCGGCGTGCCGATCACCGACAGGTTGCGTACAAACCACGGCAGCATCACGATCAGGTAGGCGATCAGCACCACAGCGGCCCGCAGGATGCGCTGCTTCGCGGACGCTGCCCCATTCGGCCACAGGGCGACGAGCAGCGCGACTAACAGCACCAGCAGGCCATCGGCGCGCGTCAGGTGTGCGAGTGCGCTGCAGGCGCCTGCCAGCGCGAACCACCGCCACGATCCCTGCGCGCGCCCCTGTCCCATGGCGGCCAGCGCACCCCCGCCAACCAGTCCATACAGCGCAAAGGTGTCCGTCCCGGTCCAGTACGGCGCGAAGAATCCACCGAACAGCACCAGCAGTGCGCCCACGATCGCATGGCGTTGCGTCTGCCCCACCTGCCACCCGATC
This window of the Aggregatilinea lenta genome carries:
- a CDS encoding sensor histidine kinase; its protein translation is MASRDEVLAEFRSEHDRLRRRIRENQQLIEQSQLEVDRLREKNVAVSSQLRRIEGNFDTIPRADIKSAYDDALDAKTRLLTMQGQLEKLRGTQEELQLFEETFTRVVALMEGVLPDHMSSPTGYMPSGSSAAAEAGLSNQVVIRIVEAQETERQRLARQMHDGPAQSLTNFILQAEICQRLFDRNPDRARDELDQLKVVASGTFQKVRDFIFDLRPMMLDDLGLVPTIRRYVEAYQEKTEINTQLNVLGDERRLPGHIEVMMFRSIQEIMGHARDSLSAKNVNIVLDMGPEWAKSTIDTDGRGFDPVQALSETHDENMFGLRTLKERVELVGGRLDVTSAEEGLNRFVILLPAT
- a CDS encoding response regulator, which encodes MSDSQVGDDLRTLRLVIVDDHPVFRQGVRNLFEVEEGIEVIGEGASGEEALELVHHLQPDVVVLDINLPNMNGLQVTSRLKAGHLNTRVVLLTAYDDREQVLHAMRSGASAYCPKDIEPELLVDIVRRVANGLYVVDNHTFDEETLRMWLDAGVEAATGPYMIDPGEHFVPLSPREMEILQYVTQGKSNKEIAQSLGISHQTVKNHMTSILKKLDVRDRTQAAVYALKRGWVRPREADPDLKRDW